Proteins from one Catenuloplanes atrovinosus genomic window:
- a CDS encoding helix-turn-helix domain-containing protein: protein MVRVPLSEEERERGERLGRVLRDARGTRSIVEVASAAGISPETLRKIETGRIPTPAFFTVAALAGALGLSLDTVSAASAPIAHDAGSDGLAA from the coding sequence ATGGTACGGGTGCCGTTGAGCGAGGAAGAGCGGGAGCGCGGCGAGCGACTGGGCCGCGTGCTGCGCGACGCCCGCGGCACGCGCAGCATCGTGGAGGTCGCCTCCGCGGCCGGCATCTCCCCGGAGACGCTTCGCAAGATCGAGACGGGCCGCATCCCGACACCCGCGTTCTTCACGGTCGCGGCGCTGGCCGGCGCGCTCGGCCTGTCGCTGGACACGGTCTCCGCCGCGTCCGCCCCGATCGCGCACGACGCCGGAAGCGACGGCCTGGCCGCGTGA
- the map gene encoding type I methionyl aminopeptidase: protein MIELKSPTELAALREAGRVVAHALAAAREHAAVGVSLLDLDEIAAKVIADAGATPSFLAYRPRAAPTPYPAVICASVNDAIVHGIPTGYRLADGDLITIDCGAHLDGWCGDAAVSFVVGEPRAADLALIDATERALAAGIAAARPGARLGDVAHAVESVARAAGLGIMADHGGHGVGRAMHEAPPVPNVGRPGTGLPIEPGLVIAIEPMLIANGRDGYRTDADGWTLRTRDGARAAHAEHTIAVTDAGPVILTAP, encoded by the coding sequence ATGATCGAGCTGAAGTCGCCCACCGAACTGGCGGCGCTGCGCGAGGCCGGCCGCGTCGTCGCGCACGCGCTGGCCGCGGCCCGCGAGCACGCCGCGGTCGGCGTCAGCCTCCTCGACCTCGACGAGATCGCCGCCAAGGTCATCGCGGACGCCGGGGCCACGCCGTCGTTCCTGGCCTACCGGCCGCGGGCCGCGCCCACGCCGTACCCGGCGGTGATCTGCGCCAGCGTCAACGACGCGATCGTGCACGGCATCCCCACCGGCTACCGGCTGGCGGACGGCGACCTGATCACCATCGACTGCGGCGCCCACCTGGACGGCTGGTGCGGCGACGCCGCGGTCAGCTTCGTGGTGGGCGAGCCGCGCGCGGCCGACCTCGCGCTGATCGACGCCACCGAGCGCGCGCTCGCCGCCGGCATCGCCGCGGCCCGGCCCGGCGCCCGGCTCGGCGACGTCGCGCACGCGGTGGAGAGCGTCGCGCGGGCCGCCGGCCTCGGCATCATGGCCGATCACGGCGGGCACGGCGTCGGGCGCGCGATGCACGAGGCCCCGCCCGTGCCGAACGTGGGCCGCCCCGGCACCGGCCTGCCGATCGAGCCCGGCCTGGTGATCGCGATCGAGCCGATGCTGATCGCGAACGGCCGCGACGGCTACCGCACCGACGCGGACGGCTGGACGCTGCGCACCCGCGACGGCGCCCGCGCCGCGCACGCGGAGCACACCATCGCGGTCACCGACGCCGGCCCGGTCATCCTGACCGCCCCCTGA
- a CDS encoding dihydrofolate reductase family protein: protein MRKLTYGMNVSLDGYIAAPGDDLGWTAPGDELFQWWSDRVAATGTALYGRRVWEGMSSHWPTADQRPGVTPAHVEYARRWRDMPKVVFSSKPLAVDWNTRLVTGDAVTEITRLKAEDGGPMDIVGATLAAAAMRAGLIDEYVVVTHPVLIGGGTPFFTALDGWVNLALAETRTFSGDVVLTRYETRG, encoded by the coding sequence ATGCGGAAACTGACCTACGGCATGAACGTGAGCCTGGACGGCTACATCGCCGCGCCCGGCGACGACCTCGGCTGGACCGCGCCGGGCGACGAACTGTTCCAGTGGTGGTCCGACCGGGTGGCGGCGACCGGCACGGCGCTGTACGGGCGCAGGGTGTGGGAGGGGATGAGCTCCCACTGGCCGACCGCCGACCAGCGGCCGGGCGTCACGCCGGCGCACGTGGAGTACGCCCGCCGCTGGCGGGACATGCCGAAGGTGGTGTTCTCGTCCAAGCCCCTCGCGGTCGACTGGAACACCCGTCTGGTCACCGGCGACGCGGTCACCGAGATCACCCGGCTGAAGGCGGAGGACGGCGGGCCGATGGACATCGTCGGCGCCACGCTCGCCGCGGCGGCCATGCGCGCCGGGCTGATCGACGAGTACGTGGTCGTCACCCATCCGGTCCTGATCGGTGGCGGCACGCCGTTCTTCACCGCCCTGGACGGCTGGGTGAACCTGGCCTTGGCGGAGACCCGCACGTTCTCCGGCGATGTGGTGCTGACCAGGTACGAGACGCGGGGCTGA
- a CDS encoding amidohydrolase, producing the protein MMLDLRIENGTIITMDPARPVVRALGVWRGRVFATGDEVAGLAAREVLDLRGATVVPGFVDAHVHLAWTGLKARAASVAPSVDAGAMLRVIAEAARRVPEGGWVDVGGYDQRPLGRHLTAAELDAVSAGRKVFVTHDSGHACLVNSAVLAMLPAGVRHRDGLLTEGDMAVARRLRWPYAVDELVAAIAHAGREARSQGVTAVSEAGIAGGLIGHSPVELGAYQTARERGLLPVRARLMVASDVPHAVAAHPDDDIPRALDLGLRTGFGDEWLSVGALKVFTDGGMMARTAALTAPYVGLDHAGELAGDPAALTATIVDGHRAGWQLAVHAIGDRAVDLALDAIARAQAVKPGRRHRIEHAGLVRPDQLARFRDLDVTAVVQPNFLWYLGDDYAEIMGPERADWLYRGAGFLDAGVRLAASSDRPVTDGAPLRAIQFMASRLTAGGRVVGAAERLSVADALRAYTVGAAEACGWADELGALTPGRLADFVVLEENPLDTPVSRIADITIRDTYVDGRSLA; encoded by the coding sequence ATGATGCTCGACCTGCGGATCGAGAACGGGACGATCATCACGATGGATCCGGCCCGGCCGGTGGTGCGGGCGCTCGGCGTCTGGCGCGGGCGGGTGTTCGCGACCGGCGACGAGGTGGCCGGGCTGGCCGCGCGCGAGGTGCTGGACCTGCGTGGCGCCACCGTGGTGCCCGGGTTCGTCGACGCGCACGTGCACCTGGCGTGGACCGGCCTGAAGGCGCGGGCCGCCAGCGTGGCGCCGTCGGTCGACGCGGGCGCGATGCTGCGGGTGATCGCGGAGGCGGCGCGCCGGGTGCCGGAGGGCGGCTGGGTGGACGTCGGCGGCTACGACCAGCGGCCGCTCGGCCGGCACCTGACCGCCGCGGAACTGGACGCGGTCAGCGCCGGGCGGAAGGTGTTCGTCACCCACGACTCCGGGCACGCGTGCCTGGTCAACAGCGCGGTGCTGGCGATGCTGCCGGCCGGCGTGCGGCACCGGGACGGGCTGCTCACCGAGGGCGACATGGCCGTGGCCCGGCGGCTGCGCTGGCCGTACGCGGTGGACGAACTGGTCGCCGCGATCGCGCACGCGGGACGCGAGGCCCGGTCGCAGGGCGTGACCGCGGTGTCCGAGGCGGGCATCGCGGGCGGGCTGATCGGGCACTCGCCGGTGGAACTCGGCGCCTACCAGACCGCGCGCGAGCGGGGACTGCTGCCGGTGCGGGCGCGGCTGATGGTGGCCTCGGACGTGCCGCACGCGGTGGCCGCGCACCCGGACGACGACATCCCGCGCGCGCTGGACCTGGGCCTGCGCACCGGGTTCGGCGACGAGTGGCTGTCCGTGGGCGCGCTCAAGGTGTTCACCGACGGCGGCATGATGGCCCGGACCGCGGCGCTGACCGCGCCGTACGTGGGGCTCGATCACGCGGGGGAACTGGCCGGCGATCCGGCCGCGCTCACCGCGACGATCGTCGACGGACACCGCGCCGGGTGGCAGCTCGCCGTGCACGCGATCGGCGACCGGGCCGTGGACCTGGCGCTGGACGCGATCGCGCGGGCGCAGGCGGTCAAGCCGGGCCGGCGGCACCGGATCGAGCACGCCGGGCTGGTACGGCCGGATCAGCTCGCCCGGTTCCGGGACCTGGACGTGACCGCGGTGGTGCAGCCGAACTTCCTCTGGTACCTCGGCGACGACTACGCGGAGATCATGGGGCCGGAGCGCGCGGACTGGCTCTACCGCGGCGCCGGGTTCCTCGACGCGGGCGTACGGCTGGCGGCCAGCTCGGACCGGCCGGTGACGGACGGCGCGCCGCTGCGCGCCATCCAGTTCATGGCGTCGCGGCTCACCGCGGGCGGCCGGGTCGTCGGCGCCGCGGAGCGGCTGAGCGTGGCGGACGCGCTGCGCGCCTACACGGTCGGCGCGGCCGAGGCCTGCGGCTGGGCGGACGAGCTGGGCGCGCTCACGCCCGGCCGGCTGGCGGACTTCGTGGTGCTGGAGGAGAACCCGCTCGACACGCCGGTGTCCCGGATCGCGGACATCACGATCCGGGACACCTATGTGGACGGCCGGTCACTCGCCTGA
- a CDS encoding glycoside hydrolase family 43 protein, whose product MRRLLLAAALAVVVVLTGTTVAAARERAPAGFTNPIKRGGPDPWMTYHNGSYYLATTTWNSTITMRRATTLAGLSTATDQVIFNLAGRANGCCNMWAPEFHLVNGRWYLYYVAGQNVADYNPTQRLHVLESAGSDPMGPYAFKADLGNDWQLDASVLTVGGNLYLMGTYQAGGGYGQSNFIQRLSNPWTLTGPRVRLSSPTLSWERQTAPVNEAPEPLYHDGRVMVVYSASACWGPDYKLGLLTLTGSDPLNPAHWTKSPNPVFQRNDANGVYAPGHNGFFKSPDGTEDWLVYHANSSASGGCDMNRSTRAQRFTWNADGTPNFGTPVRLGVSLAGPSGE is encoded by the coding sequence ATGCGCAGACTCCTTCTCGCCGCCGCGCTGGCCGTGGTCGTGGTGCTGACCGGCACGACCGTCGCCGCGGCGCGGGAGCGGGCCCCGGCCGGCTTCACCAACCCGATCAAGCGCGGCGGGCCGGACCCCTGGATGACCTACCACAACGGGTCCTACTACCTGGCCACGACCACCTGGAACTCGACGATCACGATGCGCCGGGCGACCACGCTGGCCGGGCTGTCCACCGCGACCGACCAGGTGATCTTCAACCTGGCCGGCCGGGCGAACGGCTGCTGCAACATGTGGGCACCCGAGTTCCACCTGGTCAACGGCCGGTGGTACCTGTACTACGTGGCCGGGCAGAACGTGGCCGACTACAACCCGACGCAGCGGCTGCACGTGCTGGAGAGCGCCGGCTCCGACCCGATGGGGCCGTACGCGTTCAAGGCCGATCTGGGCAACGACTGGCAGCTCGACGCCAGCGTGCTCACCGTCGGCGGCAACCTGTACCTGATGGGCACCTACCAGGCCGGCGGCGGCTACGGGCAGAGCAACTTCATCCAGCGGCTGTCGAACCCGTGGACGCTCACCGGCCCGCGGGTGCGGCTCAGCTCGCCCACGCTGTCCTGGGAGCGGCAGACCGCGCCGGTCAACGAGGCGCCCGAGCCGCTCTACCACGACGGCCGGGTGATGGTGGTCTACTCCGCGTCCGCGTGCTGGGGCCCGGACTACAAGCTGGGCCTGCTCACGCTCACCGGGTCGGACCCGCTCAACCCGGCGCACTGGACCAAGAGCCCGAACCCGGTGTTCCAGCGCAACGACGCGAACGGCGTCTACGCGCCCGGCCATAACGGCTTCTTCAAGAGCCCGGACGGCACCGAGGACTGGCTCGTCTACCACGCGAACAGCTCCGCGTCCGGCGGCTGCGACATGAACCGCTCGACCCGCGCGCAGCGCTTCACCTGGAACGCGGACGGCACGCCGAACTTCGGCACGCCGGTCCGGCTCGGCGTGAGCCTGGCCGGCCCGTCAGGCGAGTGA
- a CDS encoding arabinan endo-1,5-alpha-L-arabinosidase: MPMSRIARRGLLAAATAAALSTGGLATLRAEAAEMPSVLATPTVPPAAYPNPGVVNGDIGVHDPTIVKTPAGGYLVAHTGDNIALKTSADRTTFRNAGQVFPNGASWTTTYTGGSRNLWAPDLSYRNGRYYLYYSASTFGSNRSAIFLATSTTGASGSWTHQGLVIESNTGNDFNAIDPHLVVDAGGAWWLSFGSFWSGIKTVRLDPATGKRADNTIRALAGRNGGAIEAPVVFRHGNYYYLWVSFDLCCRGAASTYRIMVGRSTSSTGPFVDRNGVAMTSGGGTQVLAGHGSIKGPGHQAVFADTDAEVLVYHYYTTSGASQLGINLIGYDTAGWPFVY, from the coding sequence ATGCCCATGTCCCGGATCGCCCGCCGGGGACTGCTCGCGGCCGCCACGGCGGCGGCGCTGTCGACCGGAGGGCTCGCCACGCTGCGGGCCGAGGCGGCGGAAATGCCGTCGGTGCTGGCCACACCCACGGTGCCGCCGGCGGCGTACCCGAATCCAGGGGTCGTCAACGGTGACATCGGGGTGCACGATCCGACGATCGTGAAGACGCCGGCCGGTGGTTATCTGGTCGCGCACACCGGTGACAACATCGCGCTGAAGACGTCGGCGGACCGGACCACGTTCCGCAACGCGGGGCAGGTCTTCCCGAACGGGGCGTCGTGGACGACGACCTACACCGGGGGCAGCCGCAACCTGTGGGCGCCGGACCTGTCCTACCGCAACGGACGGTACTACCTGTACTACTCGGCCTCCACGTTCGGCTCGAACCGGTCGGCGATCTTCCTGGCCACCTCCACCACCGGCGCGTCGGGGAGCTGGACGCACCAGGGGCTGGTGATCGAGAGCAACACCGGCAACGACTTCAACGCGATCGATCCCCACCTGGTGGTGGACGCCGGCGGCGCGTGGTGGCTGAGCTTCGGGTCGTTCTGGTCGGGCATCAAGACGGTGCGGCTGGACCCGGCGACCGGCAAGCGGGCGGACAACACGATCCGCGCTCTGGCCGGGCGCAACGGCGGCGCGATCGAGGCGCCGGTGGTGTTCAGGCACGGGAACTACTACTACCTGTGGGTGTCGTTCGACCTGTGCTGCCGCGGGGCCGCCAGCACGTACCGGATCATGGTGGGCCGGTCGACCAGCTCCACCGGGCCGTTCGTGGACCGCAACGGGGTGGCGATGACCAGCGGCGGCGGCACGCAGGTGCTGGCCGGGCACGGCAGCATCAAGGGGCCGGGGCATCAGGCGGTGTTCGCGGACACGGACGCGGAGGTGCTGGTCTACCACTACTACACCACCAGCGGCGCGTCCCAGCTCGGCATCAACCTGATCGGCTACGACACGGCCGGCTGGCCGTTCGTCTACTGA
- a CDS encoding VOC family protein encodes MATPWTVCFDAADPHRLAAFWAVALGYVAEPGYEGADGASIVDPDGRGPAIAFLRVPEGKSAKNRVHLDVRPAGPVTDEAAARGLAERLVARGATVTGEERYGGTFGHLVMRDPEGNEFCIA; translated from the coding sequence ATGGCGACGCCCTGGACCGTCTGTTTCGATGCCGCCGATCCGCACCGGCTCGCCGCCTTCTGGGCGGTGGCGCTCGGCTACGTCGCGGAGCCCGGGTACGAGGGTGCCGACGGTGCCTCGATCGTGGACCCGGACGGGCGTGGACCCGCGATCGCCTTCCTCCGGGTGCCCGAGGGGAAGAGTGCCAAGAACCGCGTCCACCTGGATGTCCGCCCGGCGGGGCCGGTGACGGACGAGGCGGCGGCGCGCGGGCTGGCCGAGCGGCTGGTCGCGCGGGGCGCGACCGTCACCGGGGAGGAGCGCTACGGCGGGACGTTCGGTCACCTGGTGATGCGGGATCCCGAGGGCAACGAGTTCTGCATCGCCTGA
- a CDS encoding chitinase, whose product MRRSRLAALVTASALVLAGAAVMWTAGPASAAANTATFTKTSDWGSGWEGKVTVTNGGTTPLTSWTVAFDLPAGTSVSSAWEADVSAAGTRWTFRNKSYNGTIAGGASLTFGLIGAGPGSPSNCTLNGASCGGGGVVTPPVSPTASPTPPPTTPPPTTPPPTTPPPTTTPPPAGPLPKHFLTGYWHNFVNNAVELRLRDTPAQYDLVAVSFAEATSTPGAVTFGVDPQLSTALGGYSDADFRADVRALQARGTRVILSVGGEAGRVSVADAASATRFSDTMFSIMQSYGFDGVDIDLENGLNPTYMAQALRSLRSRIGANMIITMAPQTIDMQSTAGSYFALALAIKDILTVVHTQFYNSGSMLGCDQMAAYGQGTINFLTALACIQLENGLRPDQVALGLPAGPGAASGGVMSPSVVNAALDCLARATNCGSFRPPRTYPGIRGAMTWSINWDVTNGNGFANTVGPHLDTLP is encoded by the coding sequence ATGAGACGGTCCCGGCTTGCGGCGCTGGTCACCGCGTCCGCGCTGGTTCTGGCGGGTGCGGCGGTGATGTGGACGGCCGGTCCCGCGTCCGCCGCGGCGAACACCGCGACGTTCACGAAGACGTCGGACTGGGGTTCCGGATGGGAGGGAAAGGTCACCGTCACGAACGGCGGCACCACGCCGCTGACCTCGTGGACCGTGGCGTTCGACCTGCCCGCCGGCACCTCGGTCAGTTCGGCCTGGGAGGCGGACGTGAGCGCCGCCGGCACCCGATGGACGTTCAGGAACAAGTCCTACAACGGTACGATCGCGGGCGGCGCGTCGCTGACGTTCGGCCTGATCGGCGCGGGGCCCGGCAGCCCGTCGAACTGCACGCTCAACGGCGCCTCCTGCGGTGGCGGTGGCGTGGTGACGCCCCCTGTTTCCCCGACGGCCTCGCCCACGCCTCCGCCCACCACGCCTCCGCCCACCACGCCTCCGCCCACCACGCCTCCGCCCACCACCACTCCCCCGCCCGCGGGGCCCCTGCCGAAGCACTTCCTGACCGGGTACTGGCACAACTTCGTCAACAACGCGGTGGAGTTGCGGCTGCGTGACACGCCGGCACAGTACGACCTGGTGGCGGTCTCGTTCGCGGAGGCGACCAGCACGCCGGGCGCGGTGACGTTCGGCGTGGACCCGCAACTGTCCACCGCGCTGGGCGGCTACTCCGACGCGGACTTCCGGGCCGACGTGCGCGCCCTGCAGGCGCGCGGCACCCGGGTGATCCTCTCGGTCGGCGGCGAGGCCGGCCGGGTGTCCGTCGCGGACGCGGCGAGCGCGACGCGGTTCTCCGACACGATGTTCTCGATCATGCAGAGCTACGGGTTCGACGGGGTCGACATCGACCTGGAGAACGGGCTCAACCCGACGTACATGGCACAGGCGCTGCGGTCACTCCGGTCGCGGATCGGCGCCAACATGATCATCACGATGGCGCCGCAGACGATCGACATGCAGTCGACCGCGGGGTCCTACTTCGCGCTGGCCCTGGCGATCAAGGACATCCTGACGGTGGTGCACACCCAGTTCTACAACTCCGGCTCCATGCTCGGATGTGACCAGATGGCGGCGTACGGCCAGGGCACGATCAACTTCCTGACCGCGCTGGCCTGCATCCAGTTGGAGAACGGGCTCCGGCCGGACCAGGTCGCACTCGGACTCCCGGCGGGACCGGGCGCCGCGAGCGGCGGGGTGATGTCACCGTCCGTGGTGAACGCGGCCCTGGACTGCCTGGCCCGCGCCACCAACTGCGGCTCGTTCCGTCCCCCGCGGACGTACCCCGGCATCCGCGGCGCGATGACGTGGTCGATCAACTGGGACGTGACGAACGGCAACGGCTTCGCCAACACGGTCGGCCCGCACCTGGACACGCTCCCCTAG
- a CDS encoding erythromycin esterase family protein, whose amino-acid sequence MSYAEDVIRLAVGGGTDALLERIGDRRVVMIGEATHGTHEFYRWRAEITKRLIAGYGFSFVGVEGDWPDCARIDRSVRCHDDGLSDPRAALTLFERWPTWMWANEEVADFCRWLRWHNAAREPEARVGFHGLDIYSLWESLREILDHLRRSAPDALAEAASAFRCFQPFGEDPQRYAMATRFVPASCEDEVVSLLARLRSEAGADFAAVQNAEVVAGAEAYYRAMVRGGPDSWNVRDRHMDATLARLLAHYGAGAKAVVWAHNTHVGDERGSDMAAAGEVTIGGLARARFGADQVALIGVAGGPGTVIAGRSWGGAAEELPVPAGREGSLEGILARHAPPEAVLPFPPDDPPALLTDPIPHRAIGVVYRPEREPFGNYVPTVLADRYDHLAWFATTRGVRPLHTLHSDVHELEAYPSGV is encoded by the coding sequence ATGAGTTACGCGGAGGACGTCATCCGGCTGGCCGTGGGCGGGGGCACGGACGCGCTGCTGGAGCGGATCGGCGACCGGCGGGTGGTCATGATCGGCGAGGCCACGCACGGCACGCACGAGTTCTACCGATGGCGTGCCGAGATCACCAAACGCCTGATCGCCGGGTACGGGTTCAGCTTCGTCGGCGTGGAGGGCGACTGGCCGGACTGCGCGCGCATCGACCGCTCGGTGCGCTGCCACGACGACGGGCTGAGCGATCCGCGCGCCGCGCTGACGCTGTTCGAGCGCTGGCCGACCTGGATGTGGGCGAACGAGGAGGTGGCCGACTTCTGCCGCTGGCTGCGCTGGCACAACGCCGCCCGGGAGCCGGAGGCGCGGGTCGGCTTCCACGGCCTGGACATCTACTCGCTGTGGGAGTCACTGCGCGAGATCCTCGACCACCTGCGCCGCTCCGCGCCGGACGCGCTGGCGGAGGCGGCCTCCGCGTTCCGGTGCTTTCAGCCGTTCGGCGAGGACCCGCAGCGGTACGCGATGGCCACCCGCTTCGTGCCGGCCAGTTGCGAGGACGAGGTCGTCTCGCTGCTGGCCCGGCTGCGCTCCGAGGCCGGCGCCGACTTCGCCGCCGTGCAGAACGCCGAGGTGGTGGCCGGTGCCGAGGCCTACTACCGGGCGATGGTCCGCGGCGGCCCGGATTCGTGGAACGTGCGCGACCGGCACATGGACGCCACGCTGGCCCGGCTGCTCGCGCACTACGGCGCGGGTGCCAAGGCCGTGGTCTGGGCGCACAACACGCACGTCGGGGACGAGCGCGGCTCGGACATGGCCGCGGCCGGCGAGGTCACCATCGGCGGCCTGGCCCGGGCGCGGTTCGGCGCGGATCAGGTGGCGCTGATCGGCGTCGCGGGTGGTCCCGGCACCGTGATCGCGGGGCGGTCGTGGGGCGGCGCCGCCGAGGAACTGCCGGTCCCGGCCGGGCGCGAGGGTTCGCTGGAGGGCATCCTGGCCCGGCACGCGCCGCCCGAGGCGGTGCTGCCGTTCCCGCCGGACGATCCGCCCGCGCTGCTCACCGACCCGATTCCGCACCGCGCGATCGGCGTGGTCTACCGGCCCGAGCGCGAGCCGTTCGGCAACTACGTGCCGACCGTGCTGGCCGACCGCTACGACCATCTCGCCTGGTTCGCCACCACCCGGGGCGTACGGCCGCTGCACACGCTGCACTCGGACGTGCACGAGCTGGAGGCGTACCCATCTGGCGTCTAG
- a CDS encoding SDR family NAD(P)-dependent oxidoreductase: MSYVVTGGGRGIGRAIVERLLADGHPVVVIERDAVELPAGAVAVIGDAGADEVTERAAARAAELAPLRGWVNNAAVFRDASLHEVGTRELLDLVTVNLGAVVSGARAAVRAFLAAGTGGSIVNLSSHQARLPVPGCAPYATAKAAIEGLTRALAVDYGPHGIRVNVVAPGSVDTARYREFADARVEAEMARLHPLGRVAAAAEIADAVAYLLSDRASFISGVTLPVDGGRSVRGHDPEPPRTAG; encoded by the coding sequence ATGAGTTACGTGGTGACCGGTGGGGGCCGGGGGATCGGGCGGGCGATCGTGGAGCGGCTGCTCGCGGACGGGCATCCGGTGGTGGTGATCGAGCGGGACGCGGTGGAGTTGCCCGCCGGCGCGGTGGCCGTGATCGGGGACGCCGGAGCGGACGAGGTGACCGAGCGGGCCGCCGCCCGCGCCGCCGAGTTGGCGCCGCTGCGGGGCTGGGTGAACAACGCGGCCGTGTTCCGCGACGCGTCGCTGCACGAGGTGGGCACGCGCGAGCTGCTCGACCTGGTCACGGTCAACCTCGGCGCGGTGGTCTCCGGCGCGCGGGCGGCCGTGCGGGCCTTCCTCGCGGCGGGCACCGGCGGCAGCATCGTCAACCTCTCCTCGCACCAGGCGCGGCTGCCGGTGCCCGGATGCGCGCCATATGCGACCGCCAAGGCCGCGATCGAGGGCCTGACCCGGGCGCTGGCCGTCGACTACGGCCCGCACGGCATCCGGGTCAACGTGGTGGCGCCCGGCTCGGTCGACACCGCCCGCTACCGGGAGTTCGCGGATGCGCGGGTGGAGGCCGAGATGGCGCGCCTGCATCCGCTGGGCCGGGTGGCCGCCGCGGCGGAGATCGCGGACGCGGTCGCGTACCTGCTGTCGGACCGGGCCTCGTTCATCAGCGGCGTGACGCTTCCGGTCGACGGCGGCCGGTCCGTGCGCGGCCATGATCCGGAGCCGCCGCGGACTGCCGGGTAA
- a CDS encoding GNAT family N-acetyltransferase produces the protein MAILVRQADDSDAERLAELLGQLGYPTDGASVVGRLAYWADEPSAAVFVAVADGVVVGVAAVHVSPLLEVDGHYARLVALVVDETVRRGGIGRALVAAVEAYATAFRCQFIEVTSARRPERAAAHRFYRGLGFEDLNDLAYRYRKALPS, from the coding sequence ATGGCGATCTTGGTGCGGCAGGCGGACGACTCGGACGCGGAGCGGCTGGCGGAACTGCTCGGTCAGCTCGGCTATCCCACCGACGGCGCCTCGGTGGTGGGACGGCTGGCGTACTGGGCGGACGAGCCGTCCGCGGCCGTGTTCGTGGCCGTGGCGGACGGCGTGGTGGTCGGCGTGGCCGCGGTGCACGTGAGCCCGCTGCTGGAGGTGGACGGGCACTACGCGCGCCTGGTCGCGCTGGTCGTCGACGAGACCGTGCGGCGCGGCGGGATCGGCCGCGCGCTGGTGGCCGCGGTGGAGGCGTACGCGACCGCGTTCCGGTGCCAGTTCATCGAGGTCACCAGCGCGCGGCGGCCGGAGCGCGCGGCCGCGCACCGGTTCTACCGCGGGCTCGGGTTCGAGGACCTCAACGACCTGGCGTACCGCTACCGGAAGGCGCTGCCGAGCTAG
- a CDS encoding dipeptidase, whose product MTADVARVLRDSPVVDGHNDLPWQLRVQRGYAVEGLDTGLPRLHTDLPRLRAGGVGAQFWSVYVPSSLPEPEAVVATLEQIDAVHRMVAAFPEQLTLARTADEVVDAMSRGRIASLIGVEGGHSLASSPAVLRCLARLGVRYVTLTHNHHTPWADSAAQPPVHGGLTGEGRAIVREMQRLGVLVDLAHVADATMDAALDVATAPVIFSHSSCRALTGHGRNVPDRVLRRLRDNGGVVQVTFVPPFVSEEVRAWERAADEERARRGLPVDEVPWPPAPRAGEEPVLPGPAPEDDGLADWYRDHPRPRATLAQVADHVEHAREVAGVEHIGLGGDFDGCPTLPDGLEDVSTYPRLLGELADRGWPEADLAALTGRNVLRVLRAAEQAASSAAPSGSGTPGR is encoded by the coding sequence ATGACCGCGGACGTCGCCCGCGTGCTGCGGGACTCCCCGGTGGTCGACGGCCACAACGACCTGCCCTGGCAGCTGCGGGTGCAGCGTGGGTACGCCGTGGAGGGCCTCGACACCGGCCTGCCGCGGCTGCACACCGACCTGCCCCGGCTGCGCGCGGGCGGCGTCGGCGCGCAGTTCTGGTCCGTCTACGTGCCGTCCAGCCTGCCGGAGCCGGAGGCGGTGGTGGCCACGCTGGAGCAGATCGACGCGGTGCACCGGATGGTCGCGGCGTTCCCGGAGCAGCTCACGCTCGCCCGTACCGCGGACGAGGTCGTCGACGCGATGTCGCGCGGCCGGATCGCGTCGCTGATCGGCGTGGAGGGCGGGCACAGCCTGGCGTCGTCGCCCGCGGTGCTGCGCTGCCTGGCCCGGCTCGGCGTCCGGTACGTGACGCTCACCCACAACCACCACACGCCGTGGGCGGACAGCGCGGCCCAGCCGCCGGTGCACGGCGGCCTGACCGGCGAGGGCCGCGCGATCGTGCGCGAGATGCAGCGGCTCGGCGTCCTGGTCGACCTCGCGCACGTCGCGGACGCCACGATGGACGCGGCGCTGGACGTCGCCACCGCCCCGGTGATCTTCAGTCACTCGTCGTGCCGCGCGCTGACCGGGCACGGCCGCAACGTGCCGGACCGGGTGCTGCGGCGGCTGCGCGACAACGGCGGCGTGGTGCAGGTGACGTTCGTGCCGCCGTTCGTCTCCGAGGAGGTACGGGCCTGGGAGCGCGCCGCGGACGAGGAACGCGCCCGGCGCGGCCTGCCGGTCGACGAGGTGCCGTGGCCGCCCGCGCCCCGGGCCGGCGAGGAACCGGTCCTGCCCGGCCCGGCGCCGGAGGACGACGGGCTGGCCGACTGGTATCGGGACCACCCGCGCCCGCGCGCCACCCTCGCCCAGGTCGCCGACCACGTGGAGCACGCGCGCGAGGTGGCCGGCGTCGAGCACATCGGGCTCGGCGGCGACTTCGACGGCTGCCCCACGCTGCCGGACGGCCTGGAGGACGTCTCCACGTACCCCCGGCTGCTCGGTGAACTCGCGGACCGCGGCTGGCCCGAGGCCGACCTGGCGGCGCTGACCGGCCGCAACGTGCTGCGGGTGCTCCGCGCGGCCGAGCAGGCCGCTAGCTCGGCAGCGCCTTCCGGTAGCGGTACGCCAGGTCGTTGA